One Nostoc sp. CENA543 genomic window, AAAACCCCTTGTCAATTGGCTCCAAGAATTGCGATCGCAGTGGGTAACTTTGCGAGAGTATGAACATACTCCCCTCGTTAACATTCAACGATGGAGCGATGTCCCTGGTGGAACTTCCTTATTTGACAGCATTGTAGTATTTGAAAACTATGAATTGAATTCGGCTTTGCGCTCTCAAGGCCAGAGATGGGAAAACTTAGAATTCCGACTCGAAGAACAAACTAACTTTCCTCTGACATTGGTTGGCTATGGAGAGTCAGAATTGTTATTGAAACTCAAATATGACCGTCAAAAATTCGATGATGCCAAAATTTGTCGGATGTTGGGACATCTTCAGACGATATTGGCGAGTATGGCGACTGATTATAGCCAGAATTTAGGACAACTACCACTATTGACGACAGCAGAAACACACCAAATCTTGGTGGAGTGGAATCATACACAAGCAGATTTTGCAGATCAACTTTGTATCCATCAACTGTTCGAGGCGCAAGTAGAAAAGACACCAGACGCTATCGCCGTAGTTTGTGGAGCAGAACAACTCACCTATCAAGAGCTGAACTGTAGAGCCAATCAGTTAGCTCATCACCTGCAACAACTAGGAGTCAAACCAGGGGTATTAGTTGCTGTATATTTAGAGCGATCGCTAGAAATGATTCCGGCTGTTTTAGGGATTTTAAAAGCTGGTGGTGCATATGTTCCCCTAGAACCGAGTTTTCCCAAAGCACGCATTCAATTACTGCTGTCTTCTTTGCAGATTAACTGTCTAGTCACCCAAACTAGCCTGTTAGCTAATATTCAGGAATTAGAACTAAACGCGCTACAACATTTAATCTGTTTAGATAAATCTGTACATAACGCGATGTGCAACTTATTCTTAGAACCTCTCCCCGAAACAGAGAGAGCCTTTGATTCTTACTCCCCTTCCCTTGTAGGGAAGGGGTTGGGGGTTAGGTCTGAGAGAAACTCGCACACAGCGTTATATAGTACAGTAGGCAAAAAACCAGAGAATCACCAAGAAATCTTTTCCCCTACACCCCTACACCCTCATACCCCTAAACCCTCAATTTGGCATCGTTCTGATTTAGACTTACTCCCAACCGAAAATTTACCAACATCTGCCAGTTCTGATGATATCGCCTACGTGATTTTCACCTCCGGTTCTACAGGTACACCAAAGGGGGTTGTAGTTCGTCATCAACCAGTAATTAACCTGATTGAATGGGTGAACAAAACATTCAATGTGAATGCTCAAGATAGAGTGTTATTTATCACTTCTTTATGCTTTGACTTGTCAGTTTATGACATTTTTGGACTGTTAGCCGCAGGTGGTTCAATTCGAGTTGTTTCTAGTCATGATGTGCGAGATCCAGAAGCTTTACTGCATATTCTCTGCCATGAGCCGATTACATTCTGGGATTCTGCGCCGCCTGCACTGCAACAACTAGCCCAATTTTTCCCCAAGGTGCAGGAAAATAATTACCTCCCCCAATTGCGTCTAGTATTCATGAGTGGTGATTGGATACCTGTCACCTTGCCAGATTTACTTAAAACCACCTTCCCAGGTGTGGAAGTAATTAGTTTAGGGGGAGCAACAGAAGCTACTGTTTGGTCAAATTATTATCCTATCGGCAAAGTCGAACCCCATTGGAAGAGTATTCCCTATGGTAAACCCATCCAAAATGCCCAATATTACATTCTGGATGATTACCTCAATCCCTGCCCCATTGGTGTGACCGGGGAGTTATATATTGGTGGAGAATGTTTAGCCTCTGGCTATTTAAATCAACCGGAACTCACAGCCCAAAAATTTATTCCCAGTCCCTTTGGCAATTCCAAACTATATAAAACTGGAGATTTAGCCCGTTATTTCAGCGATGGTAATATTGAATTCCTGGGTCGGATTGACCATCAAGTGAAAATTCGCGGTTTCCGTATCGAGTTGGGCGAAATTGAGAGTGTACTAACACAACACGACTGTGTACAGGAAACTGTAGTGATAGCGAGGGAAGATGAGCCAGGAAATAAGCGATTGGTGGCGTATGTAGTCATAAATGGCGATTCTGCGACCACAATGAACGAATTGCGGCGATTTTTGCAAACAAAGCTGCCAGAATATATGATTCCATCGGCTTTTATTGCGATCGCTCAAATTCCACTCACTCCTAATGGTAAAGTAGACCGCCGCGCTTTACCCATCCCAGACCACAGCCGACCAGAATTAGAAAAAGCCTTTGTCGCGCCGAGAAATGCTATAGAAATCGAGTTAGGGCGAATTTGGTCAGAGGTTTTAGGTATTGAGTCAATTGGCATCAGTGATAACTTCTTTGATTTAGGCGGAAATTCCCTGCTGGCAGTCAAATTATTTACTCAAATTGAAAAGAAATTTGGTCAAAAACTGCCCCTGGCTACCCTATTGCAATCACCGACAATTGAGCAATTAGCTAGTATTCTCAGCGCATCAAATATCTCAGTGTCTTGGTCTTCCTTGGTAACTATTCAACCAGGTAACAATACGAAACGCCCTCTATTCTTAGTTCATGCCCTTGGCGGTAATGTGATTGGTTATCAAAATTTAGTGCGTCATCTCGGTACAGAACAACCAGTGTATGGACTGCAAGCACGAGGACTTGATGGTAAACAAGCACCTCACACCAGAGTTGAGGATATGGCCTGTGACTACATCCAAGAAATTCGCAGCGTTCAACCCCAAGGCCCTTATCTATTGGCTGGTTTTTCCAGTGGTGGGACAGTTGCTTATGAAATGGCGCGTCAGTTAGTAGCATCAGGCGATCGCATCGAATTACTGGCAATGTTTGATACCTATAGCCCCAGTCTATATATCAATAATCCCTCGCTTTTGCGGACACTGTATGTCTACTTGCTCACCCTATTACGACTGCCATCTGTAGATAGATGGAACTATGTTTTAGCAAAAATAGATTGGTTTCAATCCATGTTAACTGGTAAAACGAGTAGCAAATTTGACTTGTGGAATGAACATTCTTTTACCGAAGATGCCAATCCCTACAACATGGCATTAATAGAAGCTCTCAAACAAGCCACAATGGCAGATTATGTACCTAAACCCTACGCTGGTAAAGTAACTTTATTTACTACCAAAGAAATCCTGAGATGGTGTCAGTTTAAACCCTGTAGAGGTTGGGGTGAAATAGCTAGACAAGGGGTAGAAATTCACGAAGTCCCTGGCACACATTTAGGTATGTTGGGAGAACCAAGTGTGCAGATTCTAGGTGAAAAATTGAGAAGTTGCTTAGATAAAGTACAAGCAGATCATCAAGTAGAATCAGTAAACTTGCAACAGCTGCAGTGGATACTTCAAAACGAAAATTATCGAGAGCTGGAACATCAGCGTTAGGGACTTCCAATTAAAAAGATATACCATCACGTTTATGGCAAGGGGGCAGGGGGCAGGGAGCAGTGGGAAAGACAGTTGTTTTGGAGAAAATAAATTGGATAGTTTATTTTCTGGAAGTCCATTAAATGAAGTAGGCTGCATCTACAATATTTGCTCAGATTCTTATGGATGTCCTTGAAAACTGCCCTCTGCTATACTGTCTCAATTAATGTTGCGATCGCCCTAACTAACTCGTCAGGATCGATGGGTTTAGATATATGCTTTTGAAATCCGGCTTGCAGAGCTTGTTGTTGGTTGATTTCTCCGGCATAAGCGGAAAGTGCGATCGCTGGTATAGTTCCTCCTTGTTGGGGTGAGTATTGTCTAATTTGCCGCATTAGAGCATAGCCATCCATTTCTGGCATACCGATGTCAGACAGTAATAAATCAGGCACAGCTTGATTTAAGCAGGTCAACGCCTGTAATGCTGAAGCTGCTGTGGTAACTTTTGCACCAGCTTGTGTGAGAATGAATTCTGCCAACTCGCACATATCTGAATCGTCATCTACAACTAATATGTGCATACCTCCGAGGCTGAACGGATTTTTCATATGACTATGATTTGAAGATAGCTCCTGCTGAACAAAGTTTAACGGCAATCTGACTGTGAATGTTGCCCCTAAATTCTGTCCTGGACTATCGGCCTGAACTGTACCGCCATGCAGTTCTGTTAAATGACGGACGATAGCCAGTCCTAATCCCAAGCCACCGAATTTTCTAGTGGTTGCGCCGTCCTGTTGACGAAAGTATTCAAATACATAGGGTAAAAACTCTGGGGTAATGCCGACACCTGTGTCTTTCACTTGAATTTGAGCATACATCCCTACCTGTTCTAGTTGCACTTCTACTTTCCCTCCCAAAGGAGTAAATTTCACGGCGTTAGATAGCAAATTCCAGAACACCTGTTGTAAGCGGTTGGGATCGCCGGAGACTGTTCCAGTGACGGGGTTGAGTATGGTCTGAATTTGAATACTCTTGGCTTCTGCCGCTAGTTTTACTGTTTCTAGAGCAGCTTCAATGGTGCAAGCTAAATTTACCGATGCCACGTTTAACGAGATTTTTCCTTGGAGGATGCGGGATACATCCAATAAATCCTCAATCAACTGTGCTTGCAAATTGGCATTACGTTCGATTGTTTCTAAGGCTTGCTCGGCTTTTGTGGGATTGAGCCGCTTATTTCGCAACAGTCTTGTCCACCCTAAAATCGGATTTAGGGGCGATCGCAATTCGTGGGACAAGACAGCGAGAAATTCATCTTTAATTCTATTAGCCGCTTCTGCTTTGGCGCGATCGCTTTGGGCTAGGCGGTACAATTGAGCATTCTCAATCGCTAAGGAAGCCCGTCGGGCGAGTTCCTCGGCTAATTGTAAACTGCTTTGGTCATAGCGTTTTCCTGACTCTGCCGAAATAAAAGAAATTACCCCCAGAATTCTCTCTTGAGTTCTTAATGGCACTGTCATGAAAGATGTAAATCCCACGGAGCGCAAAGTTGCTAGATGTTCCGGATCACGGGCTACTTGTACTAGTAACTCATCGGGAATATCTGCTAATAAATCTGATTTACCGGTGCGTAATGTCCACGCCGCACCCCTAGGCTCATGCAAGTTCAAGGGATATTTTTGCCTGATTTGGTTAGCCCATTCCAGTTTGTCAGGCTCCACATGAGCGACTGCAATCTGCTCAATAGAACCATCTTCTCTAACTATGTGGACTGTACACCAATCGGCTAACTCTGGTACTGCTAGTTGTGCGACTCGCTCTAGGGTAGTTTGGTAATCAAGGGAAGATGCCAAAACCGCGCTAGCCTCTGCCAAAAAGTGTTGGTTACGCTCTAACCTAGCTTGC contains:
- a CDS encoding amino acid adenylation domain-containing protein codes for the protein MNLVNLNNSYQLSSIQQGMLFNSLLAQESGVDIEQVVCLVKEKIEIDVFQKAWQTVLARHAVLRSSFDWENGREPLQVVHQAVTIPLKQYDWSSLSDTEQSTKLQAYLQSDRQEGFELNVAPLMRLALFRLGASCYQFVWTFHHALLDGRSLYIIIKELFAFYDAFSQGKDLQLPLPRPYQDHIAWLQQQDWSKNEGFWRNLLKGFTAPTPLLVDSNPREESGFGEQTIRISQTTTKMLQAFAKQHQLTLNTLVQGAWALLLSRYSGESDIVFGATRACRHSSVAGAESMVGLLINTLPVRVKVSGEKPLVNWLQELRSQWVTLREYEHTPLVNIQRWSDVPGGTSLFDSIVVFENYELNSALRSQGQRWENLEFRLEEQTNFPLTLVGYGESELLLKLKYDRQKFDDAKICRMLGHLQTILASMATDYSQNLGQLPLLTTAETHQILVEWNHTQADFADQLCIHQLFEAQVEKTPDAIAVVCGAEQLTYQELNCRANQLAHHLQQLGVKPGVLVAVYLERSLEMIPAVLGILKAGGAYVPLEPSFPKARIQLLLSSLQINCLVTQTSLLANIQELELNALQHLICLDKSVHNAMCNLFLEPLPETERAFDSYSPSLVGKGLGVRSERNSHTALYSTVGKKPENHQEIFSPTPLHPHTPKPSIWHRSDLDLLPTENLPTSASSDDIAYVIFTSGSTGTPKGVVVRHQPVINLIEWVNKTFNVNAQDRVLFITSLCFDLSVYDIFGLLAAGGSIRVVSSHDVRDPEALLHILCHEPITFWDSAPPALQQLAQFFPKVQENNYLPQLRLVFMSGDWIPVTLPDLLKTTFPGVEVISLGGATEATVWSNYYPIGKVEPHWKSIPYGKPIQNAQYYILDDYLNPCPIGVTGELYIGGECLASGYLNQPELTAQKFIPSPFGNSKLYKTGDLARYFSDGNIEFLGRIDHQVKIRGFRIELGEIESVLTQHDCVQETVVIAREDEPGNKRLVAYVVINGDSATTMNELRRFLQTKLPEYMIPSAFIAIAQIPLTPNGKVDRRALPIPDHSRPELEKAFVAPRNAIEIELGRIWSEVLGIESIGISDNFFDLGGNSLLAVKLFTQIEKKFGQKLPLATLLQSPTIEQLASILSASNISVSWSSLVTIQPGNNTKRPLFLVHALGGNVIGYQNLVRHLGTEQPVYGLQARGLDGKQAPHTRVEDMACDYIQEIRSVQPQGPYLLAGFSSGGTVAYEMARQLVASGDRIELLAMFDTYSPSLYINNPSLLRTLYVYLLTLLRLPSVDRWNYVLAKIDWFQSMLTGKTSSKFDLWNEHSFTEDANPYNMALIEALKQATMADYVPKPYAGKVTLFTTKEILRWCQFKPCRGWGEIARQGVEIHEVPGTHLGMLGEPSVQILGEKLRSCLDKVQADHQVESVNLQQLQWILQNENYRELEHQR